One segment of Kryptolebias marmoratus isolate JLee-2015 linkage group LG23, ASM164957v2, whole genome shotgun sequence DNA contains the following:
- the rpl31 gene encoding LOW QUALITY PROTEIN: 60S ribosomal protein L31 (The sequence of the model RefSeq protein was modified relative to this genomic sequence to represent the inferred CDS: deleted 2 bases in 1 codon), protein MLQMTKVSRKGLPAPSRIRKFAMKEMGTPDVRIDTRLNKAVWSKGVRNVPYRMRVRLSRKRNEDEDSPNKLYTLVTYVPVTTCKGLQTVNVDEN, encoded by the exons ATGCTCCAAATGACAA AGGTTTCAAGAAAAGGGCTCCCCGCGCCATCAAGG ATCCGCAAGTTCGCCATGAAGGAGATGGGAACTCCCGACGTTCGCATCGACACTCGCCTCAACAAGGCAGTGTGGAGCAAAGGCGTCAG GAACGTGCCGTACAGGATGCGCGTCCGTCTGTCCAGGAAGCGTAACGAGGACGAGGATTCTCCCAACAAACTGTACACCCTGGTCACATACGTTCCTGTCACCACGTGCAAAG GCCTGCAGACTGTCAATGTAGATGAAAACTAA
- the unc50 gene encoding protein unc-50 homolog, with translation MLPTTSQHSNGAPSSRDAARHTAGAKRYKYLRRLLHFRQMDFEFAMWQMLYLFTSPQRVYRNFHYRKQTKDQWARDDPAFLVLLSIWLCVSTIGFGLVLDMGVVETLKLLLWVVFVDCIGVGLLISTLMWFISNKYLLKHPSKNFDVEWGYAFDVHLNAFYPLLVILHFLQLLFINHVVVINSDWFLGYFVGNTLWLIAIGYYLYITFLGYNTLPFLTNTAVLLYPFALLGLLYILSISLGWNFTRGLCWFYKYRVQ, from the exons ATGTTGCCGACCACCTCGCAGCACAGCAACGGCGCCCCCAGCTCCAGGGACGCTGCGCGCCACACGGCTGGCGCCAAGCGCTACAAGTACCTGCGGCGGCTGCTGCACTTCCGGCAGATGGACTTTGAGTTTGCCATGTGGCAAATGCTTTACTTGTTCACGTCGCCGCAGAGAGTCTACCGCAACTTCCACTACAGGAAACAAACCAAGGACCAGTGGGCCAGGGATGATCCCGCCTTCCTGGTCCTCCTCAGCATCTGGCTGTGTG TATCCACAATAGGTTTTGGTCTGGTGTTGGACATGGGAGTAGTGGAGACCCTGAAACTGCTGCTGTGGGTGGTCTTTGTTGACTGCATAGGCGTCGGCCTGCTCATATCGACCCTTATGTG GTTTATCAGTAACAAATATCTGCTGAAGCATCCCAGCAAGAACTTTGACGTGGAGTGGGGCTACGCGTTTGACGTGCACCTCAACGCTTTCTACCCGCTTTTAGTCATCCTGcactttctgcagcttttatttattaacc aTGTTGTGGTCATAAACTCCGACTGGTTCCTGGGTTACTTTGTTGGGAACACTTTGTGGCTGATCGCTATTGGTTATTACCTCTACATCACCTTCTTGGGCTACAACA CTCTGCCCTTCTTGACGAACACGGCGGTGCTCCTGTACCCGTTCGCTCTGCTCGGCCTCCTCTACATCCTCTCCATCTCGCTGGGCTGGAACTTCACCCGGGGCCTCTGCTGGTTTTACAAGTACAGAGTCCAATAG